From one Bos indicus x Bos taurus breed Angus x Brahman F1 hybrid chromosome 7, Bos_hybrid_MaternalHap_v2.0, whole genome shotgun sequence genomic stretch:
- the LOC113894923 gene encoding basic salivary proline-rich protein 1-like encodes MALGPPPYGNRSCDSSLPWSVMALGPPPYGNRSCDSSLPWSVMALGPPPYGNRSCDSPLPWSVMAVGPPPYGNRSCDSPLPWSVMALGPPPYGNRSCDSPLPWSVMALGPPPYGNRSCDSPLPWSVMALGPPPYGNRSCDSPLPWSVMAVGPPPYGNRSCDSPLPWRVMALGPPPYGNRSCDSPLPWSVMALGPPPYGNRSCDSSLPWSVMALGPPLELSSL; translated from the coding sequence ATGGCTCTAGGTCCTCCGCCTTATGGAAACAGGAGCTGTGATTCATCCCTGCCGTGGAGCGTGATGGCTCTAGGTCCTCCGCCTTATGGAAACAGGAGCTGTGATTCATCCCTGCCGTGGAGCGTGATGGCTCTAGGTCCTCCGCCTTATGGAAACAGGAGCTGTGATTCACCCCTGCCGTGGAGCGTGATGGCTGTAGGTCCTCCGCCTTATGGAAACAGGAGCTGTGATTCACCCCTGCCGTGGAGCGTGATGGCTCTAGGTCCTCCGCCTTATGGAAACAGGAGCTGTGATTCACCCCTGCCGTGGAGCGTGATGGCTCTAGGTCCTCCGCCTTATGGAAACAGGAGCTGTGATTCACCCCTGCCGTGGAGCGTGATGGCTCTAGGTCCTCCGCCTTATGGAAACAGGAGCTGTGATTCACCCCTGCCGTGGAGCGTGATGGCTGTAGGTCCTCCGCCTTATGGAAACAGGAGCTGTGATTCACCCCTGCCGTGGCGCGTGATGGCTCTAGGTCCTCCGCCTTATGGAAACAGGAGCTGTGATTCACCCCTGCCGTGGAGCGTGATGGCTCTAGGTCCTCCGCCTTATGGAAACAGGAGCTGTGATTCATCCCTGCCGTGGAGTGTGATGGCTCTAGGTCCTCCGTTGGAACTGAGCAGTCTCTGA